In Pseudomonas sp. MTM4, one genomic interval encodes:
- the rplQ gene encoding 50S ribosomal protein L17: MRHRKSGRHLSRTSAHRKAMFQNMAVSLFEHELIKTTLPKAKELRRVAEPLITLAKEDSVANRRLAFDRTRSKAIVGKLFNDLGPRYATRQGGYLRILKCGFRAGDNAPMAYVELVDRPVTGEVEAAE, translated from the coding sequence ATGCGTCATCGTAAAAGTGGCCGTCATCTCAGCCGCACAAGCGCACACCGCAAGGCCATGTTCCAGAACATGGCGGTGTCGCTGTTCGAGCACGAACTGATCAAAACAACCCTGCCTAAGGCCAAGGAACTGCGTCGCGTTGCCGAGCCGCTGATCACCCTGGCCAAGGAAGACAGCGTCGCCAACCGTCGTCTGGCTTTCGACCGTACTCGCTCGAAGGCTATCGTTGGCAAACTGTTCAATGACCTGGGTCCGCGTTATGCCACCCGCCAAGGTGGTTACCTGCGTATTCTCAAGTGCGGTTTCCGCGCTGGGGACAATGCGCCCATGGCTTATGTGGAGCTGGTTGACCGTCCGGTTACCGGTGAAGTCGAAGCAGCTGAGTAA
- a CDS encoding MFS transporter: protein MQDPYSERMSASETRAASGLALVFAFRMLGMFMVLPVLATYGMDLQGATPALIGLAIGAYGLTQAVLQIPFGMLSDRIGRLPVIYFGLLIFAAGAVLAATADSIWGVIAGRVLQGAGAISAAVMALLSDLTREQHRTKAMAMIGMSIGISFAVAMVVGPLLTRAFGLSGLFWTTAGMALMGALVVAILPRAHQHLRHRESGVAKQALGATLRHPDLLRLDFSIFVLHAILMASFVALPLALVSEAALPKDEHWWVYLTALVVGFFGMVPFIIYGEKKRQMKRVVLGAVSVLLLAEVFFWWFGDRLWSLVGGMIVFFIAFNLLEASLPSLISKVAPAGGKGTAMGVYSTSQFLGAGIGGILGGWFYQQGGLGLVFAGCAGLCVLWLMVAWSMREPPYVTGLRLPLSADAALNPILAKQMLAVPGVSDAVVIAEEAAAYVKVDMRALDRAALDRLLA from the coding sequence ATGCAGGATCCCTACAGCGAGCGCATGAGCGCCAGCGAAACCCGCGCAGCATCCGGGCTGGCCCTGGTTTTCGCGTTTCGCATGCTCGGCATGTTCATGGTGCTGCCAGTGCTGGCAACCTATGGCATGGATCTGCAAGGTGCTACGCCGGCACTGATTGGTCTCGCTATCGGTGCTTATGGTTTGACCCAGGCGGTGCTGCAAATTCCGTTCGGCATGCTCTCTGATCGGATCGGCCGCCTGCCGGTGATTTATTTCGGCTTGCTGATCTTCGCTGCCGGGGCAGTGCTGGCGGCGACGGCCGATTCTATCTGGGGCGTAATTGCCGGCCGCGTCCTGCAGGGTGCCGGGGCGATCTCGGCAGCAGTGATGGCGCTGTTGTCGGATCTCACACGCGAGCAGCATCGTACCAAGGCGATGGCGATGATTGGCATGAGCATCGGCATTTCGTTCGCAGTGGCAATGGTCGTCGGCCCTCTGCTGACCCGTGCTTTCGGTCTGTCCGGATTGTTTTGGACGACTGCCGGCATGGCGTTGATGGGCGCGCTGGTTGTCGCCATATTGCCGCGCGCTCACCAGCATTTGCGCCATCGTGAATCAGGTGTCGCCAAGCAGGCGCTCGGTGCCACGCTGCGTCATCCCGATTTGTTGCGCCTGGATTTCAGTATTTTCGTTCTGCACGCCATCCTCATGGCAAGTTTCGTTGCGCTGCCTCTGGCATTGGTCAGTGAAGCGGCATTGCCAAAGGATGAGCATTGGTGGGTCTATCTCACAGCGTTGGTAGTCGGTTTCTTCGGTATGGTTCCTTTCATCATCTATGGCGAGAAGAAGCGCCAGATGAAGCGCGTCGTGCTGGGAGCCGTTAGCGTGCTGCTGTTGGCCGAGGTGTTCTTCTGGTGGTTCGGTGATCGTCTCTGGTCGCTGGTCGGCGGCATGATCGTGTTCTTCATCGCGTTCAACCTGCTGGAAGCATCACTGCCCTCGTTGATCAGCAAGGTTGCGCCAGCTGGTGGCAAGGGCACGGCGATGGGGGTTTACTCCACCAGTCAGTTTCTTGGTGCCGGCATTGGCGGCATTCTCGGTGGCTGGTTCTACCAGCAGGGTGGCCTAGGGTTGGTTTTCGCTGGTTGTGCAGGGCTTTGCGTGCTGTGGTTGATGGTTGCCTGGAGCATGCGCGAGCCACCGTACGTTACCGGCCTGCGCCTGCCATTGTCGGCTGACGCCGCGCTTAATCCTATTCTTGCTAAGCAAATGCTGGCGGTTCCGGGCGTGTCGGATGCAGTGGTGATTGCCGAGGAAGCGGCTGCCTATGTCAAGGTCGACATGCGGGCGTTGGATCGGGCGGCGCTTGATCGTCTGCTCGCCTGA
- a CDS encoding DNA-directed RNA polymerase subunit alpha has translation MQISVNEFLTPRHIDVQVVSPTRAKITLEPLERGFGHTLGNALRRILLSSMPGCAVVEAEIDGVLHEYSAIEGVQEDVIEILLNLKGIAIKLHGRDEVTLSLVKKGAGAVTAADIQLDHDVEIVNGDHLIANLAANGSINMKLKVARGRGYEPADARQSDEDESRSIGRLQLDATFSPVRRVAYVVENARVEQRTNLDKLVIDLETNGTLDPEEAIRRAATILQQQLAAFVDLKGDSEPVVVEQEDEIDPILLRPVDDLELTVRSANCLKAENIYYIGDLIQRTEVELLKTPNLGKKSLTEIKDVLASRGLSLGMRLDNWPPASLKKDDKATA, from the coding sequence ATGCAGATTTCGGTAAATGAGTTCCTGACCCCCCGCCATATCGATGTGCAGGTGGTCAGTCCGACCCGTGCCAAGATCACGCTCGAACCTCTCGAGCGTGGTTTCGGCCATACCCTGGGCAACGCGCTGCGTCGTATTCTGTTGTCCTCCATGCCCGGCTGTGCTGTGGTCGAGGCTGAGATCGACGGTGTGCTCCACGAGTACAGCGCTATCGAGGGCGTGCAGGAAGATGTCATTGAAATCCTGCTCAATCTCAAAGGTATCGCCATCAAGCTGCACGGCCGTGATGAAGTGACCTTGAGCCTGGTGAAGAAGGGCGCGGGCGCTGTTACCGCTGCCGATATCCAGCTGGATCACGATGTCGAAATCGTCAATGGCGATCATCTGATCGCCAACCTGGCGGCTAATGGTTCGATCAACATGAAGCTCAAGGTCGCTCGCGGCCGTGGTTACGAGCCTGCTGATGCGCGTCAGAGCGACGAGGACGAAAGCCGTAGCATCGGTCGTCTGCAGCTCGACGCCACCTTCAGCCCGGTCCGTCGCGTGGCTTATGTGGTCGAAAACGCTCGTGTCGAGCAGCGTACCAACCTGGACAAGCTGGTCATTGACCTGGAAACCAATGGCACTTTGGATCCCGAAGAGGCGATCCGTCGTGCCGCGACTATTCTGCAGCAGCAGCTGGCCGCATTTGTCGACCTCAAGGGAGACAGCGAGCCGGTTGTAGTCGAGCAGGAAGACGAGATCGATCCGATCCTGCTGCGTCCGGTTGATGATCTGGAGCTGACCGTTCGTTCGGCCAACTGCCTCAAAGCAGAAAACATCTACTACATCGGTGATCTGATTCAGCGCACCGAAGTCGAGCTGTTGAAAACGCCGAACTTGGGCAAGAAGTCTCTGACCGAAATCAAAGACGTTCTGGCCTCTCGTGGTCTGTCCCTGGGCATGCGTCTCGACAATTGGCCGCCGGCAAGTCTCAAGAAGGACGATAAGGCTACGGCCTGA
- the rpsM gene encoding 30S ribosomal protein S13, with product MARIAGVNIPDNKHTVISLTYIYGVGRTRAQTICAATGVNPAAKIKDLSDEQVELLRGEVAKFIVEGDLRREVNMKIKRLMDLGCYRGLRHRRGLPVRGQRTKTNARTRKGPRKPIRK from the coding sequence ATGGCCCGTATTGCAGGCGTAAACATTCCAGATAACAAGCACACTGTTATCTCGCTGACCTACATCTATGGTGTTGGTCGCACTCGCGCGCAGACTATCTGCGCAGCTACCGGCGTAAACCCGGCAGCGAAAATCAAAGATCTCTCCGACGAGCAGGTCGAACTGCTGCGCGGCGAAGTGGCAAAGTTCATCGTTGAGGGTGATCTGCGTCGCGAAGTCAACATGAAGATCAAGCGCTTGATGGACCTAGGTTGCTACCGCGGCCTGCGTCATCGTCGTGGTCTGCCGGTGCGCGGTCAGCGTACCAAGACCAACGCCCGCACCCGTAAGGGCCCGCGCAAGCCGATCCGCAAGTAA
- a CDS encoding single-stranded DNA-binding protein produces MARGVNKVILIGNVGGDPETRYMPNGNAVTNITLATTDSWKDKQTGQQQERTEWHRVVLFGKVAEIAGEYLRKGSQCYIEGRLQTREWEKDGVKRYTTEIVVDMGGTMQLLGGRGGSSDDTPRQSQPRPQRESQPQQQSRPQSQPQPAQQPAPDYDSFDDDIPF; encoded by the coding sequence ATGGCCAGAGGGGTGAATAAAGTCATCTTGATCGGCAATGTCGGCGGCGACCCGGAAACCCGCTACATGCCCAATGGCAATGCGGTGACCAACATTACGCTGGCCACCACTGACAGCTGGAAGGATAAGCAGACCGGTCAGCAGCAGGAGCGCACCGAGTGGCACCGTGTCGTGCTGTTCGGCAAGGTTGCCGAGATTGCCGGCGAGTATCTGCGCAAGGGCTCGCAATGCTACATCGAAGGTCGTCTGCAAACCCGTGAATGGGAAAAGGACGGCGTCAAGCGTTACACCACCGAGATTGTGGTGGACATGGGCGGCACCATGCAGCTTCTTGGTGGCCGCGGTGGCAGCTCCGACGATACCCCTCGTCAGTCCCAACCACGTCCGCAACGTGAGTCGCAACCGCAGCAGCAATCGCGGCCACAGTCCCAGCCGCAGCCGGCTCAGCAGCCAGCACCGGACTACGACAGCTTCGACGACGATATCCCGTTCTAG
- a CDS encoding site-specific integrase: MRLSVRRFQTESGERFLILVDDAGMPLYYPALFVTAVLRGGNRAINTISHALTAIKLLYAWDDYYCVDLESRFKRSELLFEHEIHSLRDFSQKRLADTKPNEGKVTSIKRRQRLVSTESQFNRMSVIADYVGFIAGRLYPVTATSAKDISAMVAMIKANRPRINELTEKDSSDTHLDDGLLDALEDVIRPGGEANPIADSGIQVRNALMFTILRLTGMRRGELLNLKIDDFDFKTEVVRVVRRPDSAGDPRQYQPLAKTRERTLPLTPEVMERISDYITKYRNKVPGARKHGFLFVTHKAGPNQGWPISNSGFGKFIFGLTEIASNLEGFHSHALRHHWNYVFSRLVTEKGITPEREEKLRSYLMGWSETSGTASTYNRRHIREEAGKAVIELQNKRLRKLSDENK; encoded by the coding sequence ATGCGGCTATCAGTGAGGAGGTTTCAAACCGAGTCAGGCGAGAGGTTTCTGATTCTCGTTGATGACGCGGGCATGCCTCTCTACTACCCTGCGCTCTTTGTGACAGCGGTTCTGCGTGGGGGAAACCGCGCCATCAATACCATCAGTCATGCCCTCACAGCCATCAAGCTGCTGTACGCATGGGATGACTACTACTGCGTTGACCTGGAGTCGCGCTTTAAGCGAAGCGAGCTGCTCTTCGAGCATGAGATCCACTCTCTTCGTGATTTCTCGCAGAAGCGCTTGGCTGACACGAAGCCCAATGAGGGCAAGGTCACTTCAATCAAGCGTCGCCAGCGGCTGGTCTCCACCGAAAGCCAGTTCAATCGAATGTCTGTGATTGCCGATTACGTGGGGTTCATCGCAGGGCGGCTATATCCGGTGACGGCAACCAGTGCCAAAGACATCAGCGCCATGGTGGCAATGATCAAAGCAAATCGGCCTCGGATAAATGAGCTTACCGAGAAGGACAGCTCTGACACTCACCTAGACGACGGCCTCCTGGACGCTCTTGAAGATGTCATCAGGCCAGGCGGCGAAGCCAACCCGATAGCCGATTCCGGTATCCAGGTTCGTAACGCACTCATGTTCACCATCCTTCGTTTAACGGGGATGCGCCGAGGCGAGCTACTCAATCTCAAGATCGATGATTTCGACTTCAAGACCGAGGTTGTTCGAGTGGTGCGGCGACCGGACTCCGCTGGAGACCCTAGGCAGTACCAACCATTGGCGAAAACCAGGGAGCGAACCCTCCCGTTGACGCCGGAGGTGATGGAGCGGATCAGCGACTATATCACTAAGTACCGTAATAAGGTGCCAGGCGCTCGAAAGCACGGGTTCCTATTTGTTACTCATAAAGCAGGCCCAAACCAAGGGTGGCCAATATCCAACTCAGGCTTCGGTAAATTCATTTTCGGCTTAACGGAGATAGCCTCAAATCTAGAAGGCTTTCACTCGCACGCCCTTCGCCATCACTGGAACTACGTGTTTTCACGACTAGTTACTGAGAAGGGAATAACGCCTGAGCGCGAAGAAAAACTGCGCTCCTATTTGATGGGGTGGAGTGAAACATCTGGCACCGCGAGTACGTATAACAGGCGCCACATCAGGGAAGAGGCTGGTAAGGCCGTAATAGAGTTGCAGAATAAGCGCCTAAGGAAGTTGTCTGATGAAAACAAATAA
- the rpsD gene encoding 30S ribosomal protein S4, translating into MARYIGPKCKLSRREGTDLFLKSGARALESKCNIETPPGVHGQRRGRLSDYGTQLREKQKVRRIYGVLERQFSGYYKEAASRKGATGENLLQLLECRLDNVVYRMGFGSTRAESRQLVSHKAISVNGKTVNVPSYQVKAGDVVAVREKCRNQLRIAQALELCVQRGRVEWVEVDADKKSGVFKNVPARSDLSADINENLIVELYSK; encoded by the coding sequence ATGGCTCGTTATATTGGTCCCAAGTGCAAACTGTCTCGTCGTGAAGGCACCGATCTCTTTCTGAAGAGTGGTGCGCGCGCGCTCGAATCGAAATGCAACATTGAAACCCCGCCAGGTGTTCACGGCCAGCGCCGTGGACGTCTGTCTGATTACGGTACTCAGCTGCGTGAAAAGCAGAAGGTCCGTCGTATCTATGGCGTGCTCGAGCGCCAGTTCAGCGGTTACTACAAGGAAGCGGCTAGCCGCAAGGGCGCTACCGGCGAGAATTTGCTGCAACTGCTGGAGTGCCGTCTGGATAACGTGGTTTACCGCATGGGCTTCGGCTCTACTCGTGCTGAATCGCGTCAGCTGGTTTCCCACAAGGCAATCAGTGTAAATGGCAAGACCGTGAACGTTCCGTCCTACCAGGTCAAAGCTGGTGACGTGGTTGCCGTTCGCGAGAAGTGCCGTAACCAGCTGCGTATCGCCCAAGCCCTGGAACTGTGCGTACAGCGCGGTCGTGTTGAGTGGGTCGAAGTAGATGCCGACAAGAAATCCGGCGTTTTCAAGAATGTTCCGGCTCGCAGTGATCTGTCCGCCGACATCAACGAAAACCTGATTGTCGAGCTCTACTCCAAGTAA
- the uvrA gene encoding excinuclease ABC subunit UvrA yields MDKILIRGARTHNLKNIDLTLPRDKLIVITGLSGSGKSSLAFDTLYAEGQRRYVESLSAYARQFLSMMEKPDVDTIEGLSPAISIEQKSTSHNPRSTVGTITEIYDYLRLLYARVGTPRCPDHDAPLEAQTVSQMVDQVLALPEGRKLMLLAPVIRERKGEHLAVFDELRAQGFVRARINGRLYELDELPKLDKQKKHSIDVVVDRFKVRSDLQQRLAESFETALKLADGIALVASMDDENDTEEMIFSARFACPICGHSISELEPKLFSFNNPAGACPTCDGLGVKQFFDAKRLVNGELTLAEGAIRGWDRRNVYYFQMLGSLASHYGFSLDEPFDSLPAEQQKVVLRGSGKENVDFRYLNDRGDIVKRSHPFEGIIPNLERRYRETESNSVREELGKYLSTQPCPECRGTRLRREARHVWVGDKTLPAVTGLPIGDATEYFGDLSLIGRRGEIADKILKEIRERLQFLVNVGLDYLTLDRSADTLSGGEAQRIRLASQIGAGLVGVMYILDEPSIGLHQRDNERLLGTLRHLRDIGNTVIVVEHDEDAIRLADYVVDIGPGAGVHGGQIVAQGTPDEVMNNPASLTGGYLSGRVNILYPAQRTPRDTSKLLRLKGARGNNLRNVDLEIPVGLLTCITGVSGSGKSTLINNTLFPITATALNGATTLEVAPHDSFDGLQHLDKVVDIDQSPIGRTPRSNPATYTGLFTPIRELFAGVPEARSRGYGPGRFSFNVKGGRCEACQGDGVIKVEMHFLPDIYVPCDVCKGKRYNRETLEVKYKGKSITEVLDMTIEEAREFFAPVPAVARKLQTLIDVGLSYIKLGQSATTLSGGEAQRVKLSRELSKRDTGKTLYILDEPTTGLHFADIQQLLDVLHRLRDHGNTVVVIEHNLDVIKTADWLVDLGPEGGSKGGQIIATGTPENVAEMPQSHTGHFLKPLLERDQARHK; encoded by the coding sequence TTGGACAAGATTCTGATTCGTGGGGCTCGTACCCACAACCTGAAGAACATCGACCTGACTCTGCCGCGCGACAAACTGATCGTGATTACCGGCCTGTCCGGTTCCGGCAAGTCCTCTCTGGCGTTCGATACGCTTTATGCCGAAGGGCAGCGCCGTTATGTCGAGTCGCTTTCGGCATACGCCCGGCAATTCCTCTCGATGATGGAAAAGCCGGACGTCGATACCATCGAAGGCCTCTCCCCGGCCATCTCCATCGAGCAGAAGTCGACTTCGCACAATCCCCGGTCGACCGTCGGCACCATTACCGAGATCTATGATTACCTGCGCTTGCTCTATGCACGCGTCGGTACGCCGCGCTGTCCGGATCACGATGCACCGCTGGAAGCCCAGACGGTCAGCCAGATGGTCGATCAGGTGCTGGCACTACCGGAAGGCCGCAAGCTGATGCTGCTCGCGCCCGTCATTCGCGAACGCAAGGGCGAGCATCTGGCGGTGTTCGATGAGCTGCGCGCGCAGGGCTTCGTACGGGCGAGGATCAACGGGCGGCTCTACGAACTCGATGAACTGCCGAAACTCGATAAGCAAAAGAAGCACTCCATCGATGTCGTGGTGGATCGTTTCAAAGTGCGCAGCGACTTGCAGCAGCGTCTCGCCGAATCCTTCGAGACGGCACTCAAGCTCGCCGACGGCATCGCCCTGGTCGCCTCGATGGACGACGAGAATGACACTGAGGAAATGATTTTCTCAGCCCGCTTCGCCTGCCCAATTTGCGGGCATTCGATCAGCGAGCTCGAGCCCAAGCTGTTCTCGTTCAACAACCCGGCCGGCGCATGCCCGACCTGCGACGGCCTGGGCGTCAAACAGTTCTTCGATGCCAAACGCCTGGTCAATGGCGAGCTGACCCTGGCTGAGGGCGCCATTCGCGGTTGGGATCGGCGCAACGTCTATTACTTCCAGATGCTCGGATCGCTCGCATCGCATTATGGTTTCAGTCTTGACGAGCCATTCGACTCACTGCCGGCGGAGCAGCAGAAAGTCGTCTTGCGCGGCAGTGGAAAGGAGAACGTGGATTTCCGCTATCTGAACGACCGCGGCGACATCGTCAAACGCTCTCACCCCTTCGAGGGAATCATCCCCAATCTTGAGCGGCGCTACCGTGAAACCGAATCCAATTCGGTACGTGAAGAACTGGGCAAATATCTCAGTACTCAGCCCTGCCCGGAATGCCGCGGCACCCGCCTGCGTCGCGAAGCACGCCATGTATGGGTCGGGGACAAGACCCTACCGGCGGTGACTGGCCTGCCGATCGGCGATGCCACCGAGTATTTCGGTGACCTGTCGCTCATCGGACGTCGCGGTGAGATCGCCGACAAGATTCTCAAGGAGATTCGCGAACGGCTGCAGTTCCTGGTCAACGTAGGCCTAGACTACCTGACGCTGGACCGCAGCGCCGACACCCTGTCCGGCGGCGAAGCTCAGCGCATCCGCCTGGCCAGCCAGATCGGTGCCGGTCTGGTCGGGGTCATGTACATCCTCGACGAACCCTCTATCGGCCTCCATCAGCGCGACAATGAACGCCTGCTCGGCACCCTGCGTCACCTGCGCGACATCGGCAATACGGTGATCGTCGTCGAGCATGATGAAGATGCCATACGCCTCGCCGACTACGTGGTCGACATAGGTCCCGGCGCCGGTGTGCATGGTGGACAGATCGTGGCGCAAGGCACGCCGGACGAGGTGATGAACAATCCCGCCTCGCTGACCGGCGGCTATCTTTCCGGCCGGGTAAATATTCTCTATCCCGCGCAACGCACCCCTCGCGATACGAGCAAGCTGCTCAGGCTCAAGGGCGCACGCGGCAACAATCTGCGCAACGTCGATCTGGAAATCCCCGTGGGCCTGCTGACCTGCATCACCGGGGTGTCGGGCTCGGGCAAGTCGACGCTGATCAACAACACGCTCTTTCCGATCACCGCCACGGCCCTGAACGGCGCGACGACGCTCGAGGTGGCACCTCATGATTCGTTCGATGGTCTGCAGCATCTGGACAAGGTCGTGGACATCGACCAGAGCCCGATAGGACGCACACCGCGCTCTAACCCTGCGACCTATACCGGACTGTTCACGCCGATCCGCGAGCTTTTCGCTGGCGTACCTGAAGCCCGCTCTCGCGGTTACGGCCCGGGGCGGTTCTCCTTCAACGTCAAGGGCGGGCGCTGCGAGGCCTGCCAGGGCGACGGCGTGATCAAAGTGGAAATGCACTTCCTGCCGGATATCTACGTGCCCTGCGACGTGTGCAAGGGCAAGCGCTACAACCGCGAAACGCTGGAAGTGAAGTACAAAGGCAAAAGCATTACCGAAGTGCTGGATATGACCATCGAAGAGGCGCGGGAATTCTTCGCTCCGGTGCCAGCCGTCGCACGCAAGCTGCAGACGCTAATCGATGTGGGGCTGTCCTACATCAAGCTCGGACAGAGCGCGACCACCCTATCAGGAGGCGAGGCACAACGGGTCAAGCTGTCGCGCGAGCTGTCCAAACGGGATACCGGCAAGACGCTGTACATCCTCGACGAGCCCACCACGGGGTTGCACTTCGCCGATATCCAGCAGTTGCTGGATGTGTTGCACCGCCTTCGCGATCACGGCAATACGGTGGTAGTCATCGAGCACAATCTGGACGTGATCAAGACGGCGGACTGGCTGGTGGATCTCGGCCCCGAGGGGGGCTCGAAAGGCGGCCAGATCATCGCTACGGGCACCCCCGAAAACGTTGCCGAGATGCCGCAGTCGCATACCGGTCACTTTCTTAAGCCGTTGCTTGAGCGTGATCAAGCCCGGCATAAATGA
- the rpmJ gene encoding 50S ribosomal protein L36: MKVRASVKKLCRNCKIVRREGVIRVICSAEPRHKQRQG, translated from the coding sequence ATGAAAGTTCGTGCATCGGTCAAAAAACTGTGCCGCAACTGCAAAATCGTCCGTCGCGAAGGCGTCATTCGGGTGATCTGCAGTGCAGAACCGCGTCACAAGCAGCGCCAAGGCTGA
- a CDS encoding catalase gives MTDQPKLTTVAGAPVAENQNSMTAGARGPMLLQDVWFLEKLAHFDREVIPERRMHAKGSGAFGEFVVTHDITRYTKAVVFSEVGKKTPMFARFSTVAGERGAADAERDIRGYALKFYTEQGNWDMVGNNTPVFFFRDPLKFPDLNHAVKRDPRTNMRSANNNWDFWTGLPEALHQITYVMGDRGIPASYRHMHGFGSHTYSFISADHQRYWVKFHFKTQQGIKNLTDAEAAAIVAGDRESSQRDLFEAIERGDFPRWTMYVQVMSEAKAASYRFHPFDLTKVWSKKDCPLIEVGYYELNRNADNYFQDVEQAAFTPANVVPGISFSPDRMLQGRLFSYGDAQRYRLGVNHHQIPVNAPRCPVHSFHRDGAMRVDGNHGGRLHYQPNTYGEWREQPDFSEPPLALEGAAARYDYRLDDADYFTQPGDLFRLMEADEQQRLFENTARAMGDAARHIKLRHIKHCYLADPAYGTGIAKALDLPVEEALA, from the coding sequence ATGACCGATCAGCCCAAACTCACTACCGTCGCCGGTGCCCCGGTAGCCGAAAACCAGAATTCCATGACCGCCGGTGCGCGCGGTCCCATGTTGCTGCAGGACGTGTGGTTTCTAGAGAAGCTCGCACATTTCGATCGTGAAGTGATCCCTGAACGGCGTATGCATGCCAAAGGCTCTGGCGCCTTTGGTGAGTTCGTTGTTACTCATGACATTACCCGCTACACCAAGGCGGTAGTCTTCTCGGAAGTGGGCAAAAAAACACCGATGTTTGCGCGGTTCTCTACCGTTGCCGGCGAGCGCGGTGCTGCCGATGCCGAACGTGACATCCGCGGCTATGCCCTGAAGTTCTACACCGAGCAAGGCAACTGGGACATGGTCGGCAACAACACGCCAGTGTTCTTTTTCCGCGATCCACTGAAATTCCCCGATCTGAACCATGCGGTCAAGCGCGACCCGCGCACCAACATGCGTAGTGCCAACAATAATTGGGACTTCTGGACCGGCCTGCCGGAGGCGCTGCACCAGATTACCTATGTGATGGGCGACCGTGGGATACCGGCCTCCTACCGGCACATGCATGGTTTCGGCTCGCACACCTACAGCTTTATCAGCGCCGATCACCAGCGGTACTGGGTCAAGTTCCATTTCAAAACCCAGCAGGGCATCAAGAACCTCACCGACGCCGAAGCAGCAGCTATCGTTGCTGGCGATCGTGAAAGCTCTCAGCGTGACCTGTTCGAGGCAATCGAGCGTGGCGATTTCCCTCGCTGGACCATGTACGTACAAGTAATGTCCGAAGCTAAGGCGGCAAGCTATCGTTTCCATCCGTTCGATCTGACCAAGGTCTGGTCGAAGAAGGATTGCCCGCTGATCGAAGTGGGTTACTACGAGCTCAACCGCAACGCCGACAATTACTTCCAGGATGTGGAGCAGGCGGCATTCACGCCCGCGAACGTGGTGCCGGGCATCAGCTTCTCGCCGGACCGCATGCTTCAGGGGCGCCTGTTTTCCTACGGCGATGCGCAGCGCTACCGCTTGGGCGTCAACCACCACCAGATCCCGGTGAACGCGCCGCGCTGCCCAGTGCACAGCTTCCATCGCGATGGCGCGATGCGGGTCGATGGCAACCACGGTGGTCGCTTGCATTACCAGCCGAACACTTACGGGGAATGGCGTGAGCAGCCAGACTTCAGCGAGCCGCCGTTGGCGCTCGAAGGCGCCGCCGCCCGTTACGATTACCGGTTGGACGATGCGGACTACTTCACTCAGCCAGGCGATCTGTTCCGGTTGATGGAGGCGGACGAGCAGCAGCGTCTATTCGAGAACACAGCGCGGGCGATGGGCGATGCGGCACGGCATATCAAGCTGCGGCATATCAAGCACTGCTACTTGGCTGATCCAGCCTACGGTACCGGTATCGCCAAGGCGTTGGACCTCCCTGTCGAGGAAGCGCTGGCTTAG
- the rpsK gene encoding 30S ribosomal protein S11: MAKPAARPRKKVKKTVVDGIAHIHASFNNTIITITDRQGNALSWATSGGSGFRGSRKSTPFAAQVAAERAGQAALEYGLKNLDVNVKGPGPGRESAVRALNGCGYKIASITDVTPIPHNGCRPPKKRRV, translated from the coding sequence ATGGCAAAACCTGCTGCTCGTCCTCGTAAAAAAGTCAAAAAGACAGTGGTTGATGGCATCGCCCATATCCATGCGTCTTTCAATAACACCATCATCACGATCACCGATCGCCAGGGTAACGCATTGTCCTGGGCTACTTCCGGTGGCTCGGGCTTCCGTGGTTCACGTAAAAGCACCCCGTTCGCTGCTCAGGTAGCTGCTGAGCGCGCCGGTCAGGCCGCTCTGGAATACGGTCTCAAGAACCTTGATGTCAACGTCAAAGGTCCAGGCCCGGGTCGTGAATCCGCTGTTCGTGCTTTGAACGGTTGTGGTTATAAAATCGCCAGCATCACCGACGTGACGCCGATCCCGCATAACGGGTGCCGTCCGCCGAAGAAGCGTCGCGTGTAA